A stretch of Malus sylvestris chromosome 11, drMalSylv7.2, whole genome shotgun sequence DNA encodes these proteins:
- the LOC126591182 gene encoding (R)-mandelonitrile lyase 2-like: MEKSTTAAILLVFYIFVLCPQPGIHSLAPPSDVRDFSYLKFVRNATDLPLQEEYDYIVVGGGTAGCPLATTLSANYSVLLLERGDIPTTYPSVSTVEGILENFMLEDDGTTPLQRFVSEDGVANVRGRILGGTSMVSGGAYSRADSEFYKKSGIKLDMNLVNKSYEWVEDTIVFRPNVSQWQSVVKDALLEAGVRPDNGFTLDSVEGTKISGALFDNLGRRYGAVELLNKGHPKNLRVAIHATVERIIFSSKASDPSAKGIIYNDSNGRSHWASIRGKGEVILSAGAIGSPQLLLLSGVGPKSYLTSLKIPVVHPQPYVGKFMRDNPRSNIIILPPSPIVPTYSQIAGFTSDFDIESISGTPYSSQAYSIFPNPTIPVTINSSFGFFMVKVRGPILSHGSLKLQSSYDAKVAPNVKFNYFAKEGDLSQCVSAMGKMRDLLKTNALKPFKTRDLPGLEGFNLFKPSLPMNQSDDASFCRDTVATHWHYHGGCSAGKVVDGDLRVTGIKALRVVDGSIFNSSPGTNPQATLMMLGRYVGLRILEERSASKGR; encoded by the exons ATGGAGAAATCAACAACTGCTGCTATATTATTGGTCTTTTACATTTTTGTCTTGTGTCCTCAACCAGGGATTCATTCACTTGCTCCTCCATCTGACGTTCGTG ATTTTAGTTACTTGAAATTTGTACGTAACGCAACTGATCTACCACTACAAGAAGAATATGACTACATTGTAGTTGGAGGAGGCACGGCAGGGTGCCCATTGGCAACAACTTTATCTGCAAACTACTCGGTGCTCCTTCTAGAAAGGGGCGATATTCCAACAACATATCCAAGTGTGTCGACTGTCGAAGGGATTCTTGAAAATTTCATGCTAGAAGATGACGGTACGACGCCGCTCCAGAGGTTCGTATCAGAAGATGGTGTAGCTAATGTAAGAGGACGTATCCTAGGCGGGACAAGTATGGTCAGTGGTGGTGCATACTCAAGAGCCGACAGTGAATTCTACAAGAAATCAGGAATTAAATTGGACATGAACTTAGTCAATAAGTCATATGAATGGGTTGAAGACACTATCGTATTCCGTCCGAATGTATCACAGTGGCAATCTGTTGTGAAAGATGCATTGTTAGAAGCTGGTGTTCGTCCAGACAATGGATTCACTTTGGATAGCGTTGAGGGAACTAAAATCTCGGGTGCGTTGTTTGACAATCTTGGAAGAAGATATGGAGCTGTGGAACTGCTAAATAAAGGACATCCGAAAAACCTGAGAGTTGCAATTCATGCCACTGTAGAGAGGATCATTTTCTCTTCCAAAGCATCAG ATCCGTCAGCTAAAGGAATCATATACAATGACTCAAACGGGAGGTCTCACTGGGCATCGATACGTGGTAAGGGTGAGGTTATATTGAGTGCAGGGGCAATTGGGAGTCCTCAGCTTCTACTACTTAGTGGTGTTGGCCCAAAGTCCTACCTTACATCTCTTAAAATCCCAGTTGTTCACCCACAACCTTACGTTGGAAAGTTTATGCGTGACAATCCTCGTAGTAACATTATCATTTTGCCCCCATCTCCAATAGTACCTACTTATTCTCAGATTGCTGGTTTCACAAGTGATTTCGATATAGAGTCTATCTCTGGCACGCCATATTCTAGTCAGGCCTATAGTATTTTCCCTAATCCAACTATTCCCGTGACGATAAATTCAAGTTTCGGGTTCTTTATGGTCAAAGTTAGAGGACCCATATTGTCCCATGGTTCTCTTAAACTGCAATCATCGTATGATGCCAAAGTAGCCCCAAATGTCAAATTCAACTACTTTGCAAAAGAGGGGGACCTTTCTCAATGTGTTAGTGCCATGGGGAAGATGCGTGATTTATTAAAAACAAACGCGTTGAAACCATTTAAGACTCGAGATTTGCCAGGTCTAGAAGGTTTTAACCTTTTTAAACCATCTTTACCAATGAACCAGTCGGATGATGCATCTTTTTGTCGAGATACAGTAGCCACACATTGGCATTACCATGGTGGATGCTCCGCCGGAAAGGTGGTTGATGGAGATCTCCGGGTCACGGGGATCAAGGCATTACGTGTTGTTGATGGATCTATATTCAATTCATCACCAGGGACCAATCCTCAGGCCACTCTTATGATGTTAGGCAG